Proteins from a single region of Hordeum vulgare subsp. vulgare chromosome 6H, MorexV3_pseudomolecules_assembly, whole genome shotgun sequence:
- the LOC123402906 gene encoding ceramide kinase isoform X1, with amino-acid sequence MQADGEVLFLGGVGEVTVTLGHDGLSFLPLHPELGSSCWSSIGLLPKLENKIKFLDVYAVELLDEGPVCGPWNTRIVVQGKKNTEMHRFAVHVITRSRKHPSQWVPCEYLFGHKDPETCKSWAEHLSACINNEQDRPKNLMVFVHPLCGKGRGCKNWEMVAPLFDQAKVNTKVIITERAGHAYDTLASISDKELKKFDGVVAVGGDGLFNEILNGLLNSRNKTSYPPTPEGFGYFESTEKCQGYRNDGLNNSTPTSDAVNAMLPVGSNNCDDHEPLLSTGQSVGLGISSLNPNTDSSSGDQVPLVSFPNDWFRLGIIPSGSTDAIVLSTTGERDAVTSALLIILGRRMSLDIAQVVRWKSSPSAEVLPTVRYAASFAGYGFYGEVIRESENYRWMGPARYDFSGTMVFLKHRSYDAKVAFLENENSLSLAASAENVADEVQPLQSRRKRPRKIICRANCSVCKENSMPEQNSEDEIPNSSQTIYDNPKWVWSEGHFLSVGAAVISCRNERAPDGLVAEAHLSDGFLHLLLIRDCPLPLYLWHLTQFTKKGSDPLTFNFVEHHKTRAFTFISSHNESVWNLDGELFQACEVSVQACRGLVNLFASGPEV; translated from the exons ATGCAGGCCGACGGCGAGGTGCTGTTCCTGGGCGGCGTCGGAGAGGTCACCGTCACCCTCGGCCACGACggcctctccttcctccctctccaCCCG GAATTGGGTTCTTCATGTTGGTCATCTATCGGACTACTACCAAAATTGGAGAACAAAATCAAGTTTTTGGATGTTTATGCTGTGGAGCTTCTTGATGAAGGTCCTGTATGTGGACCTTGGAATACAAGAATTGTCGTCCAAGGCAAGAAAAATACTGAG ATGCACCGGTTTGCCGTACATGTAATCACCAGGTCAAGAAAACACCCTTCTCAGTGGGTACCTTGTGAATATCTTTTTGGACACAAAGACCCGGAGACCTGCAAAAGCTGGGCTGAGCATCTCAGTGCATGCATAAATAATGAACAGGACAGGCCAAAGAACCTGATG GTATTTGTCCATCCACTGTGTGGAAAAGGTAGAGGTTGCAAAAATTGGGAAATGGTAGCTCCGTTATTTGACCAGGCGAAAGTAAATACAAAG GTGATAATCACCGAGAGAGCAGGACATGCATATGACACCTTAGCATCAATATCAGATAAAGAGCTCAAGAAATTTGATGGTGTTGTTGCAGTG GGTGGTGATGGTTTATTTAATGAAATCCTGAATGGGCTACTAAATTCGAGGAATAAGACTTCTTATCCTCCAACTCCAGAGGGCTTTGGATATTTTGAAAGCACTGAGAAATGCCAAGGGTATAGGAACGATGGGCTAAACAACAGTACACCCACATCCGATGCTGTAAATGCCATGCTCCCTGTGGGTTCCAACAATTGTGATGATCATGAACCTCTTCTTTCGACTGGGCAATCTGTTGGATTAGGCATCTCATCATTAA ATCCAAATACAGACTCATCCAGTGGAG ATCAAGTGCCCTTAGTCTCCTTCCCAAATGATTGGTTTAGGCTTGGCATAATTCCTTCTGGCTCAACAGATGCTATTGTACTCAG CACAACTGGGGAACGAGATGCTGTGACTTCTGCCCTGCTAATTATCCTTGGTAGAAGGATGTCgcttgatatagctcaagtagtcAGGTGGAAGAGTAGCCCATCAGCTGAGGTCTTACCTACCGTACGCTATGCGGCTTCATTTGCAGG ATATGGATTTTATGGAGAAGTCATAAGGGAGAGTGAAAACTACCGATGGATGGGGCCCGCAcgttatgatttttctggaactaTGGTCTTTCTGAAGCACAG ATCTTATGATGCAAAAGtggcctttcttgagaatgagaaCTCTCTTTCACTTGCTGCATCAGCAGAGAATGTTGCAGATGAAGTACAACCACTACAATCACGTAGAAAAAGACCTCGTAAAATAATTTGCCGAGCAAATTGTTCTGTATGCAAAGAAAATTCAATGCCCGAACAAAATTCAGAAGATGAGATTCCAAACAGCTCCCAAACTATTTATGACAACCCAAAATGGGTCTGGTCCGAGGGGCATTTTCTCAGTGTCGGTGCAGCTGTCATTTCATGTCGCAATGAAAGAGCCCCTGATGGCCTAGTGGCTGAAGCACACCTCTCAGATGGTTTTCTTCATCTTCTGCTCATTAGAGATTGCCCTCTTCCGTTATACTTATG GCATCTGACACAATTTACTAAGAAGGGATCGGACCCCCTAACCTTCAACTTTGTTGAACATCATAAG ACGCGAGCATTTACCTTCATTTCATCACACAACGAAAGTGTATGGAACTTGGATGGCGAGCTTTTTCAGGCCTGCGAAGTGTCTGTTCAAGCTTGCCGCGGCCTTGTTAACCTCTTCGCGTCAGGGCCAGAGGTGTAG
- the LOC123402906 gene encoding ceramide kinase isoform X2, translating into MFMLWSFLMKVLYVDLGIQELSSKMHRFAVHVITRSRKHPSQWVPCEYLFGHKDPETCKSWAEHLSACINNEQDRPKNLMVFVHPLCGKGRGCKNWEMVAPLFDQAKVNTKVIITERAGHAYDTLASISDKELKKFDGVVAVGGDGLFNEILNGLLNSRNKTSYPPTPEGFGYFESTEKCQGYRNDGLNNSTPTSDAVNAMLPVGSNNCDDHEPLLSTGQSVGLGISSLNPNTDSSSGDQVPLVSFPNDWFRLGIIPSGSTDAIVLSTTGERDAVTSALLIILGRRMSLDIAQVVRWKSSPSAEVLPTVRYAASFAGYGFYGEVIRESENYRWMGPARYDFSGTMVFLKHRSYDAKVAFLENENSLSLAASAENVADEVQPLQSRRKRPRKIICRANCSVCKENSMPEQNSEDEIPNSSQTIYDNPKWVWSEGHFLSVGAAVISCRNERAPDGLVAEAHLSDGFLHLLLIRDCPLPLYLWHLTQFTKKGSDPLTFNFVEHHKTRAFTFISSHNESVWNLDGELFQACEVSVQACRGLVNLFASGPEV; encoded by the exons ATGTTTATGCTGTGGAGCTTCTTGATGAAGGTCCTGTATGTGGACCTTGGAATACAAGAATTGTCGTCCAAG ATGCACCGGTTTGCCGTACATGTAATCACCAGGTCAAGAAAACACCCTTCTCAGTGGGTACCTTGTGAATATCTTTTTGGACACAAAGACCCGGAGACCTGCAAAAGCTGGGCTGAGCATCTCAGTGCATGCATAAATAATGAACAGGACAGGCCAAAGAACCTGATG GTATTTGTCCATCCACTGTGTGGAAAAGGTAGAGGTTGCAAAAATTGGGAAATGGTAGCTCCGTTATTTGACCAGGCGAAAGTAAATACAAAG GTGATAATCACCGAGAGAGCAGGACATGCATATGACACCTTAGCATCAATATCAGATAAAGAGCTCAAGAAATTTGATGGTGTTGTTGCAGTG GGTGGTGATGGTTTATTTAATGAAATCCTGAATGGGCTACTAAATTCGAGGAATAAGACTTCTTATCCTCCAACTCCAGAGGGCTTTGGATATTTTGAAAGCACTGAGAAATGCCAAGGGTATAGGAACGATGGGCTAAACAACAGTACACCCACATCCGATGCTGTAAATGCCATGCTCCCTGTGGGTTCCAACAATTGTGATGATCATGAACCTCTTCTTTCGACTGGGCAATCTGTTGGATTAGGCATCTCATCATTAA ATCCAAATACAGACTCATCCAGTGGAG ATCAAGTGCCCTTAGTCTCCTTCCCAAATGATTGGTTTAGGCTTGGCATAATTCCTTCTGGCTCAACAGATGCTATTGTACTCAG CACAACTGGGGAACGAGATGCTGTGACTTCTGCCCTGCTAATTATCCTTGGTAGAAGGATGTCgcttgatatagctcaagtagtcAGGTGGAAGAGTAGCCCATCAGCTGAGGTCTTACCTACCGTACGCTATGCGGCTTCATTTGCAGG ATATGGATTTTATGGAGAAGTCATAAGGGAGAGTGAAAACTACCGATGGATGGGGCCCGCAcgttatgatttttctggaactaTGGTCTTTCTGAAGCACAG ATCTTATGATGCAAAAGtggcctttcttgagaatgagaaCTCTCTTTCACTTGCTGCATCAGCAGAGAATGTTGCAGATGAAGTACAACCACTACAATCACGTAGAAAAAGACCTCGTAAAATAATTTGCCGAGCAAATTGTTCTGTATGCAAAGAAAATTCAATGCCCGAACAAAATTCAGAAGATGAGATTCCAAACAGCTCCCAAACTATTTATGACAACCCAAAATGGGTCTGGTCCGAGGGGCATTTTCTCAGTGTCGGTGCAGCTGTCATTTCATGTCGCAATGAAAGAGCCCCTGATGGCCTAGTGGCTGAAGCACACCTCTCAGATGGTTTTCTTCATCTTCTGCTCATTAGAGATTGCCCTCTTCCGTTATACTTATG GCATCTGACACAATTTACTAAGAAGGGATCGGACCCCCTAACCTTCAACTTTGTTGAACATCATAAG ACGCGAGCATTTACCTTCATTTCATCACACAACGAAAGTGTATGGAACTTGGATGGCGAGCTTTTTCAGGCCTGCGAAGTGTCTGTTCAAGCTTGCCGCGGCCTTGTTAACCTCTTCGCGTCAGGGCCAGAGGTGTAG